The Dyadobacter subterraneus genome window below encodes:
- a CDS encoding helix-turn-helix domain-containing protein translates to MRHQEFEPPEELCDTIKCFWYNTREYGESQSGFEVVPDGYAEIIFYFGSSCSISYHGEMQPLPSPFILGLLNQPIIFYSKNRLEIIGIRCHPWTVFDLLGLPSGNDGVRVFEHPVAQLQSVLSECINTGKIEEAITEVKQYFLNARSQVTADSMLFKAGVAMREANGTMPVSQVAAAANATVRTLERKFKQSSGYTVKDVSGLMRFEQVRNHLLLDPDSNLAGLAHELGYTDQSHLSKEFKRYSGTTPAAFARKTRRGKITLSNDFVAFVQA, encoded by the coding sequence ATGCGGCACCAAGAATTTGAACCTCCGGAAGAGCTCTGTGATACCATAAAATGCTTTTGGTACAACACAAGAGAATACGGGGAATCACAATCAGGTTTTGAAGTAGTACCAGACGGCTACGCCGAAATAATCTTTTATTTCGGAAGTAGTTGCAGCATTTCTTACCATGGGGAAATGCAGCCATTGCCGTCACCGTTTATTCTGGGTTTGCTCAACCAACCCATCATTTTTTACTCAAAAAATCGTTTGGAAATCATTGGTATCAGATGTCATCCCTGGACCGTTTTTGATCTTCTCGGACTACCGTCAGGTAATGATGGAGTACGCGTTTTTGAGCATCCTGTCGCCCAGCTTCAGTCCGTTTTAAGTGAGTGCATCAATACTGGAAAGATAGAGGAAGCGATAACAGAAGTAAAACAATATTTCCTGAATGCCCGGTCGCAGGTTACTGCCGACAGTATGTTATTTAAAGCCGGCGTTGCAATGCGGGAAGCGAACGGAACCATGCCGGTAAGCCAGGTAGCGGCGGCGGCGAACGCAACGGTGCGTACACTGGAAAGAAAATTTAAGCAATCTTCTGGTTATACAGTAAAAGACGTATCTGGCCTGATGCGGTTTGAGCAGGTGCGAAACCATTTGCTGCTTGATCCTGATTCCAACCTTGCCGGTCTGGCGCATGAGCTTGGCTATACTGATCAGTCCCACCTTAGCAAAGAATTCAAACGTTACAGTGGCACAACCCCGGCGGCGTTCGCGCGAAAAACCAGGAGAGGTAAAATAACTTTAAGCAATGATTTTGTCGCATTTGTACAAGCCTGA
- a CDS encoding FAD-dependent oxidoreductase, translating into MILTDKKIAIIGAGPVGLTMAKLLQQKGIDATVYERDQNAQTRIWGGTLDLHKGSGQDAMREAGLLQIYFSLAKPMGRIVADEQGKVLFSKKIAPDNQYDNPEISRNDLRTILLNSLKSDTVVWDRRLTGLEENHGKWLLHFENKPNVTADFVIGANGGMSQIRKYITDAEVEDTGTLIIQGDVPNAEKKCSDFYQLCDGNILMTAYQGNLLVANPSNNGVLSYAVTFKRPKEWTHNSKGLDFQDTAGISAFLSKKLFSWDGVYKQLFDATSFFVGLPTRKLPLEKPWKNDRPLPITLIGDAAHLMPPFAGQGVNTGLMDALVLSDELSNGKHETLLQAIAAYEQQMFVYATEAQNESGKNEIEMRHPDFSFQKRFSS; encoded by the coding sequence ATGATACTGACAGATAAAAAAATAGCCATCATCGGTGCAGGACCAGTTGGTTTGACGATGGCAAAATTATTACAGCAAAAAGGAATAGATGCAACTGTTTACGAAAGAGACCAGAACGCCCAAACGAGAATCTGGGGTGGTACACTAGACCTGCATAAAGGTTCAGGGCAGGATGCAATGAGAGAAGCAGGTTTGCTGCAAATTTATTTTTCACTGGCTAAACCTATGGGAAGAATCGTGGCTGACGAACAAGGCAAAGTATTATTTTCCAAAAAAATTGCACCTGATAATCAATACGACAATCCGGAAATAAGCAGAAACGATTTAAGAACTATTTTGCTGAACAGTTTAAAAAGCGACACGGTTGTTTGGGATCGAAGACTTACCGGACTTGAAGAAAACCACGGAAAATGGCTTTTACATTTCGAGAATAAACCCAACGTGACCGCAGATTTTGTTATCGGAGCAAATGGCGGAATGTCTCAGATAAGAAAATACATCACAGACGCAGAAGTCGAAGATACCGGAACATTAATTATTCAAGGTGATGTCCCTAACGCTGAAAAAAAATGTTCCGATTTTTATCAATTGTGTGATGGCAACATTCTAATGACCGCATACCAAGGCAATTTGTTGGTTGCAAACCCTAGCAATAACGGTGTATTGTCCTACGCAGTAACTTTTAAAAGACCCAAAGAATGGACTCATAATAGTAAAGGGTTAGATTTTCAGGATACTGCCGGTATCAGTGCTTTTCTTTCCAAAAAACTTTTTTCCTGGGACGGAGTTTACAAACAATTATTTGACGCAACATCCTTTTTTGTTGGATTACCGACAAGAAAATTGCCGTTAGAAAAACCCTGGAAAAATGATCGTCCTCTGCCTATAACACTTATAGGCGATGCAGCACACTTAATGCCTCCCTTTGCAGGCCAGGGTGTGAACACGGGACTGATGGATGCATTGGTTTTATCGGATGAACTTTCCAATGGAAAACATGAAACATTACTGCAAGCCATTGCAGCTTATGAACAACAGATGTTTGTTTACGCGACAGAAGCGCAAAATGAATCAGGCAAAAACGAAATAGAAATGCGCCATCCTGATTTTTCTTTCCAAAAAAGATTTAGCAGTTAG
- a CDS encoding antirestriction protein ArdA, whose protein sequence is MKNLRNIPKIYVGTYWMYNSGSLFGKWFVLSDYADAEELYKDCYEYHRNEFLPELMFQDWECIPGFLISKCSLHEDTFRYFETVSEMDDQRAEAFELYCSNIISWPANGNDLDETLEGFNEAYQGYYGGAMKDPKTEFAYQYIEDIGLLERVPQMLERYFDYEAFGRDMFLGDYSEYDGHIFLDM, encoded by the coding sequence ATGAAAAATCTAAGAAACATTCCAAAGATTTATGTAGGAACTTACTGGATGTACAATTCAGGTTCGCTTTTCGGAAAGTGGTTTGTTCTTTCAGATTATGCTGATGCAGAAGAATTGTATAAAGACTGCTATGAATACCATAGAAATGAATTCCTGCCGGAGCTTATGTTTCAGGACTGGGAATGTATTCCAGGATTTTTAATATCGAAATGCAGTCTTCATGAAGATACTTTCAGATACTTTGAAACTGTTTCTGAAATGGATGACCAAAGAGCAGAGGCTTTTGAATTATACTGCTCAAATATCATATCCTGGCCAGCCAATGGAAATGATCTAGATGAAACACTGGAAGGTTTCAATGAAGCTTATCAGGGATATTACGGTGGAGCCATGAAAGACCCGAAAACCGAATTTGCTTACCAATATATTGAAGACATAGGCCTTCTGGAAAGAGTGCCACAGATGTTGGAAAGGTATTTCGATTATGAAGCCTTTGGAAGAGATATGTTTTTGGGAGATTACAGCGAATATGACGGACATATTTTCCTGGATATGTAA